Sequence from the Acidobacteriota bacterium genome:
GGCAGGTAGAACTCCTGTCCGCCGATACGATTCATTTCCTCACGTATGATCCTCGTGATTTTCAGAAAAGATCTCTGTGCCAGATAAAGATACGCGTACACCCCCGCCGCAACCTGGCGGATGTAGCCGGCCCGCAACAATAGCTGATGCCCGACGGCTTCAGCCTCGGCTGGAACTTCCCGAAGCGTCGGGATAAAAACCTGACTCCAACGCATGCTTAAACCTTTCCACTTTTCAGTTCTGAGAACCCACGGCCCTCAGATCCACCGTTCGCTTTGACAATCCGTCATTGTTGTGGAAACCGTCTTCTAATGTCAAGAAAAGCAAGGGCCAGCGGGGATCCCATCCCGTTCAGCCTTAAGAGAGCCTGAGGTTTTCCGTGCTTGTGTGCTCAGAAGCAGCACGCGGAGTACATGTCGGAGGCTGGTGGAACGCCGAAATGCCTTCAAACACTCAGGAACGGATGAGAACGCAACACTACAGCGCCTTGGCAACGGGCTGAGAACTCTCTGCCGGCAGTTGTGTGTAAGCTCTTTTGAGCAGGAATGGCGTCACGAAGGTAGTAACTACCGCCATCAGCACGAGAATTGTAAACAGGCGGTCACCGATAAAGCCGTTCGCCAATGCGATACTGGCAATAACCAGTTCCATGATTCCTCTGCCATTTAGCCCTATGCCGAGCGTCCAGCTTTCTTCCCTCGTGAGTTTGGCAAGGCGGCCGCCCACGTACCCTCCGAAAATCTTCCCCACAAACGCTACAACGAGGATCGCCACGACCAGTCCCCAGTCTCTCAGGCTTGCCGCGTCAAACTGTAGCCCGATCGCCGCGAAAAAGATCGGGCCCAGAAAGCCCATTGTGATATCAGAGGCCGTTTTTTGAACTTCGTGGAATTTCTCCTTCCCCAGAACCTCGTAGGTGAGCAGCATCGACCCGAAGAACGCTCCCACCACGAATTGCAAGCCAAGGGCCTGCGAGAAACTGGCAAATGCAATGACGAAGAACAAAGCGACCGCAAATATGGATTCCTTGCCCTTCAGCTTGACGAGCAATCGATCCAATGGGTGTCGAGACCATAAAAACCGCTGGGGGGAAAAACGTTTGATGACCCTGGCAATAATGACAAATCCCACCATAAATGCGATTGCTTTGGCCAGAGCCAGACCCATTGATGCAAAGATGACGCTGACTCCTCCGCCTTTTCCTTTGATTTGCAGGATCACTCCGAGAATGAGGAGGGAGATGACATCGTTGAAGACCGCCGCGGAAATGATTCTCTGGCCGATTTCAGTCTGGATCTTGCCCAGGTCCATGAGAATGCGGACGCTGACCGGCAATGCGGTAATGGCAATACACAGGCCGATAAAGATCGCGCGTGTAGTGCCCATATGGAACAGGTAGCCCAGACCAATCCCAAGAAGCATCGGAAAGACAAAACCCATGATTCCAACAAAAGAACTCCTGCCTCGGAACGATTTTCTGACGGTTTCCAGATTCATTTCCATCCCCGCCAGGAATACGAGCAGAAGAACGCCTAAATCCGCCAGCGCTTTGATTTCATCCGTGTACCGGACCGCCCCCAGAAAAGAAGGGCCGAGGATTACGCCCGCAGTGATTTCCCCGAGCATGGCGGGCTGCCCGTAATGCTCAAACACTTCTCCAATAGTGCGGGAAAGCAGCAGAAGCAGGAGCAGAGCTTCAATCAGCGGCACGAGATCTCACCTTTGGTGGCGCGAGCGATTCAATGACTGAAATAAGATTATGACGCTCCTCGTGACCCCTCAAAGGTGAAGACTATATAAGAGAGGCTCGAAACATTTTAGCACAGAGGTATGAACCACCACACAGCCTGGCTGACCACCCTGGTTTCACCATACCTATGCCAGACAAAGTCTTTTATTACACAGATTTAGACCATCTGTCGCCCCTGTCTTGGTCCGCCAGTTCAAGCGCGGCATATGAACTCCGCCTCCACCTCACAATTAAGCGAAGCGTGAAGCATCTCTGCTTGCCACAGGAACACTTGCTCCCCAAAGCTGGAAAATTGGCGGCACGGGCCCGCGACCCGCTCGACCTGAGGGGCCAGCAATCTTGTGCGGGCAGCGGTGCGGCGCGCAGAAGAGATCCGGCAGATCCTTCGCAGTACTGGCCTCACACTGCCGCAGCCAATTGTGCACACCCATAAGCGTGGCTCGGAAGGTGCAGGCGGCTGCCTTCATGATGTGTTGGCAGACAAACAGGGCCATAAGGAGACGATAACCAAAAATGTTCTTTATGGGACGAACTGCGTCAAAGCAGGGGCCGGGGCGACATAGCGACAGATTCCCAAGCCCACCCGCCGTGAGGCTCGCACTTCCCTCAGCAAGGCCTTCATCGCCTCTTCTTCTTGGTCACACTATTCAACCCCACCGGAGGGATGCGATGTATTTTCCTGGTTCCATTTGAAGCTCTTGATTGAGACAAAATCGAGCGTTGTGGTAAAATTCAGCTTTTTACTTCAGTTTGAACTCGCACAATAGGGACAATGGTTCAGAATTCAAACCAGCCCGGGCCCGGAACATCGAAGGCAGCCGTCGAGCTTAACCTGGCTCACAGTCCTGATTCTGATGACGCGTTCATGTTTTATGCCCTGGCAACAAAAAAAATCCCCACAGGCAATATGGAATTCGTGCACGTGCTCGAAGACATCGAAACCTTGAATCAGAAAGCCCGTGCGGAAGTGTACGACATCACGGCTGTTTCATTTCACGCCTATGCCGAACTGGCCGAACGTTATATCCTGATGTCTTCAGGCGCAAGCTTCGGGGACGGTTACGGCCCCATCATTGTCACACGCACTCCCATGCAAGGAGCAAGCTTGAAGGGAAAACGGGTCGCCATCCCGGGAAAAAAGACGACGGCATTCCTGGCGCTTTGCCTGTACGAACCGGATTTCGAACCGGTGGAAACACGTTTTGACGGGATCCTGGACAAGGTAATAGATGGACAGGTGGATGCCGGCGTCGTCATCCACGAAGGCCAGTTGACTTACGGAAGTTACGGACTCGCCAGGATGGTTGATCTGGGAGTCTGGTGGAAGAACGAAACGGGATTGCCGCTTCCGCTGGGCGGTAATGTAATCCGGCGCGCGCTTGATCCTGAAGTCATCCGCCGGGCAGATGAACTACTTCGTGAAAGCATTGCCTACGGCCTCGAACATCGTGACGAGGCGCTGGAATATGCATTGAACTTTGCCCGGGGACTTGAACCGGCAACGGCTGAACACTTTGTTTCAATGTACGTCAACCAATGGACACTCGATTACGGCGAGCAGGGCCGCCGGGCCGTGCAGACCTTGCTCGACCGCGGCTTCGAGGCCGGCATCATTCCTCAGGCTGTCAAAGCGGAGTTCGTGAGGCAGTAATCGGCACTCCATTCAACTGATACGCAGGCGGCGGTTCCGGCCGGAAGCCGGGTAGAACCTTAGAGGTTCCTCGGTAAATTGAGTTCTCTGCTCTGAGATGGGAAAAAAACCGAAAGCCGCTCGTGTTCCATTTACCAGTCTCCAAAAGAAGATCCTGGTAACACTGGCCAGTGTGGTCGGCCTGAGGATGCTGGGTCTTTTCCTCGTCCTTCCGGTCTTTACGCTATACGGGCTGAGGTTTACGCATTCCCGTTTTCTGGTGGGCTTTGCCTTTGGATGCTATGGCCTCACAATGGCCATCTTGCAGATTCCGCTCGGGCGCCTTTCAGACCGCATCGGTCGGCGGAAAGTTTTGATGCTGGGCATGGCGCTCTTCAGCGTGGGGTCGTTTATCTGCGCGGTTCCGCACTGGTTTCCATCTTCGATGCAGATTGGCGTGCTGATCGCCGGACGCCTCGTGCAGGGCGGCGGCGCCATCATCGCCGTAGCCTTCGCGGCTGTTGCGGACCACATCCAGGCCGAGCGCCGCTCCACCGCCATGGCTATCCTCGGCATTCCTATCGGAGCAGCCTTCGTCATCGGCGTGATCGCCGGGCCCATCGTGGCGGGCATCTTTGGCACCGCCTCGCTGTTCTGGATCACCGGCGTGCTGGGACTCGGCACCGACACGCTTCTGCTAAAGTACCTTCCCGAGATGCCTCCCTCGGGCGCCGCTCCGGCGCCGCTGGGCGACATCCTGCGGATCAAATCTCTCCTGGCCCTGGATGCCGGCGGCTTTCTGATGAACTTCTTTATGAGCACCTTCTTCTTCTACTTCCCGCTCATCGTCACCAACCGCTACCACCTGAAGATGACGCAGTATTACGAACTTCTGCTGCCCATGATTTTCATCAGCGCACTTACGATGTTTGCTTTCAGCCGGGGCGCGGACCACGGCATGGCCGCTCCCCTTTCAGCCATCGCTTTTATCGCCTTTCTGCCCAGCGCCATTCTTCTCTTCCGTCCCAGTATTCTGGGAATAAGCCCCACCGACCTAGCGGCCATTGTGGCCGGCGGAACGCTCTTCTATATCGGTTTTAC
This genomic interval carries:
- a CDS encoding cation:proton antiporter → MPLIEALLLLLLLSRTIGEVFEHYGQPAMLGEITAGVILGPSFLGAVRYTDEIKALADLGVLLLVFLAGMEMNLETVRKSFRGRSSFVGIMGFVFPMLLGIGLGYLFHMGTTRAIFIGLCIAITALPVSVRILMDLGKIQTEIGQRIISAAVFNDVISLLILGVILQIKGKGGGVSVIFASMGLALAKAIAFMVGFVIIARVIKRFSPQRFLWSRHPLDRLLVKLKGKESIFAVALFFVIAFASFSQALGLQFVVGAFFGSMLLTYEVLGKEKFHEVQKTASDITMGFLGPIFFAAIGLQFDAASLRDWGLVVAILVVAFVGKIFGGYVGGRLAKLTREESWTLGIGLNGRGIMELVIASIALANGFIGDRLFTILVLMAVVTTFVTPFLLKRAYTQLPAESSQPVAKAL
- a CDS encoding ABC transporter substrate-binding protein; amino-acid sequence: MVQNSNQPGPGTSKAAVELNLAHSPDSDDAFMFYALATKKIPTGNMEFVHVLEDIETLNQKARAEVYDITAVSFHAYAELAERYILMSSGASFGDGYGPIIVTRTPMQGASLKGKRVAIPGKKTTAFLALCLYEPDFEPVETRFDGILDKVIDGQVDAGVVIHEGQLTYGSYGLARMVDLGVWWKNETGLPLPLGGNVIRRALDPEVIRRADELLRESIAYGLEHRDEALEYALNFARGLEPATAEHFVSMYVNQWTLDYGEQGRRAVQTLLDRGFEAGIIPQAVKAEFVRQ
- a CDS encoding MFS transporter; translated protein: MGKKPKAARVPFTSLQKKILVTLASVVGLRMLGLFLVLPVFTLYGLRFTHSRFLVGFAFGCYGLTMAILQIPLGRLSDRIGRRKVLMLGMALFSVGSFICAVPHWFPSSMQIGVLIAGRLVQGGGAIIAVAFAAVADHIQAERRSTAMAILGIPIGAAFVIGVIAGPIVAGIFGTASLFWITGVLGLGTDTLLLKYLPEMPPSGAAPAPLGDILRIKSLLALDAGGFLMNFFMSTFFFYFPLIVTNRYHLKMTQYYELLLPMIFISALTMFAFSRGADHGMAAPLSAIAFIAFLPSAILLFRPSILGISPTDLAAIVAGGTLFYIGFTGLEPMLPSLVSHFGPETAQGSALGVYNSMQFLGSFVGGSVAGVFAHVASDTGMMATLMVAGVIGFVLMLTVRVQKKSPAKSPAHVS